The sequence CCGAGGATCTGCATATTCCGCTTGGCGCCTTTGCGGCTGGGTTGGGCGACCACAAGATCATCACGTCGCTCTGCCCGGGAGGCAAGGAGCGCATGCGGCGCCTGATGCAGATGACCGATTCCGGGCGAGTGGATCTGGGCCCGATGGTGACTCATCACTACGCGCTGGACGACATCGCCGAAGCCTATGATCTCTTCTCGCATCAGCGCGATGGCGTCCTCAAGGTGGCCATCAGGCCGGGGGGATGAATGCATGGCATTCTGATCATGTTCGCTGTGGGTGCTGCACGAAGATGCACACCGTTCGATACCGGCATGTACACGAAGGTGGGACCGTTACAGGCCAAGGCATAGACCGTAAGGGATCTTTCGGAAGTCATCAAAAAAGGGTTGGCGATTGTTCGCCAACCCCTTGATTATATTGGTCGGGGTGAGAGGATTTGAACCTCCGACCACCTGCACCCCATGCAGGTGCGCTACCAGGCTGCGCTACACCCCGAGTGGCGACGAATGTTACACAAATCCGCAGTCGGCGCAAAGCGGTATCACGGCTCCAAGCGCAGCTCCGCGCCGTCGCCATCGCGATAGCAGACGAGGTCCAGCGATTCGCCCGCGGACCGTGCCGCAGGACGCATGTGCGTAACGATGCGCTCCCCGTCGCCATTATCTCTTTCCGTGACCGACGAGTCGCCCTGCTCGAACAGCAGATCCGTGCGCCCCAGCGGCCCCAGGGTGTGGCGTGGGTTGTCTCTGTGCAACTGCAGGCAGCTTGCATGGGGTTCGGGGAGAGGATCGGGCTGTGCGCGCAGGATCATCACGATGGTTGTCGTGACGATGATGGCGAAGGCGATAAAGCCAGTCAGGCGGGTCATGGATTCGTTACTCCGGCGATTCGACGTCGGCGCCCGAGCATGCCGCGTCCGATGCAAGTCGTCCAGCCAAGGTGCTTGGCGCAGGGCACTTGCCTCGGCATCATGGCGGCACCGTGTAGGCGCGGTGAACTCATCTGCCATGGACCGCAATTAATGAATGTTGTTTTCCTCGTCATCGTGCTCACCGCGTTCCTCACCGCAGCCTGGCGGGAGTTGCGGCACGATCCGGCGGATGGCGACTCGCCCATGCAGGCGCTCACCACGGCCATGGTGGATTCCGCGGGTGGGGCGGTGGAACTGGCCATCGGGCTAGTCGGCGTGATGACGCTCTTTCTCGGTCTGATGAAGATCGCCGAGCAGGGCGGTCTACTTGTCATACTGGCCAAGTTGATTCGTCCGGTGATGGTACGTCTGTTCCCGGAAGTGCCGGCGAACCATCCCGCCATGGGCGCGATGATTCTCAACTTCTCCGCGAATGCCTTGGGCCTGGGGAACGCAGCGACGCCCTTTGGCATTCGAGCCATGCAGGAACTGGACAAGCTGAACCCTCACAAGGGCACTGCCACCAATTCCATGGCGCTGTTTCTCGCCATCAACACTTCCAGCATCACCCTGTTGCCCACTGGTGTCATCGCGCTTCGGGCCGCGGCGGGTTCCAGCGAGCCGGCGGCCATCCTGCCCACCACGCTGTTTGCCACCGTCTGTGCCACCACCGTGGCCATCATGGCTGCGCTGCTCTATGCCCGCTGGTTCCCGGTGCGTCCGCTTCCCATCGCGGAGCAGCCGCAGGCGCAGGATACCGGGGCCGCGCAGACTGACGCCGAAAAGGCCGAGAGCACCGAACAGGACGCCCTGCCAACGGAATCCGGCGAGGCCTATCCGGGCTGGGTATCGGCGCTTGCGTTACTGGGGGTGCTCGGCCTCATACCGCTGTCCATACTCTATGGCCGAATCATCGCGCCCTGGATCATCCCCGGCCTGATGGTGGGCTTTTTGCTGTTCGGTGTGTCGCGCGGGGTGCGCATCTATGAGGTCTTCGTGGATGGCGCCAAGGAGGGCTTCCAGGTGGCCTTGCGCATCATCCCGTACCTGGTCGCCATTCTGGTTGCCGTGGGGATGTTTCGTGCCAGCGGCGCCATGGAGGCCATGGTCGGTTACATCGGCGGCTTTACCGCCTCGCTGGGGATGCCCGCCGAGGCACTGCCCATGGCGCTGCTGCGTCCCCTTTCGGGGTCCGGTGCTTATGGGGTCATGGCCTCCATCATCAACGACCCGGCCATCGGGCCGGACAGCTATACCGGCATGCTGGTCAGTACGCTGCAGGGCTCCACGGAGACCACTTTCTACGTGCTTGCGGTATACTTCGGCGCGATTCAGGTACGGCGCATCCGTCACACCCTCGCGGCGGGGCTCACCGCGGATCTCGCGGGTATCATCGGGGCGGTGATTATCTGCCTGCTTCTGTTCGGTTAGTTAACGATGCGTGGATATTTCAGCGTTTCCTTAATGATTAGCCGATAATTCTGCGTCTCGTCGATCAGGCCCCGCGCTTGCACTGCAGACCAAGTCCGGCAATAATACAGGACGAATTTGGTACTGATTAAGCGACGGCAAGCGTCATGTTACGGATTAATCGCGAAACGGATTACGCCACCGCCATCCTCAGCTTGATGGCGAGACAGCCGCAGGAGCGCTACAGCGCGGCGTGGTTGTCGTCGAAGCGCTCGCTGCCGGCCCCGGTTGTCAGCAAGATTCTCAAGCAACTGGTGCGGGCGGAGGTGCTGGTTTCCCATCGAGGAGCCAAGGGCGGTTACAGTCTGGCCCGTCCGGCGGAAGATATTTCCATCGCCGCCGTGATCAACGCCATCGAAGGACCGATTGCCCTCACCGATTGCATCGAGGGGGGCAATGCGGCGTGCCAGTACAGTGCTCATTGCGCCGTGAGCCACAACTGGTCACGCATCAACGATGTTTTCCAGACCGCTCTGGAGGCGGTCTCCCTGAAAGACATGAGCGCCCCCTTACCTGCGGAGCATCCGAGTCTTCGTGCCCTGGGTGAGCGGGTCAAAACGGCTGTTAGCTAGCGGAGCAGGTGACAATGTCTGCAAGCGAAAAGACTATTGAAGAACTCACGCGCAAGCGTGGTTACGAATACGGCTTCATCACCGATATCGAGCAGGAATCCCTGCCGCCCGGGCTGAATGAAGATACGGTCCGCTTCATTTCGGCGAAGAAGGAAGAGCCGGAGTGGCTGCTTGAATGGCGGCTGGAGGCCTATCGGAACTGGCTGAAGATGCCGTTGCCGGAGTGGGCCCACGTCAAGTATCCGCCCGTCGACTTCCAGGCGATCAGCTACTTCGCCGCGCCGAAGGACCAGCCCAAGAGCCTGGACGAGGTTGACCCCAAACTGCTCGAGACCTACGAGAAGCTGGGCATCCCCATGCACGAGCGGGAAATGCTGGCTGGTGTTGAAGGTGCCGGTGAGCGGCCACAGGTGGCGGTTGACGCCGTGTTTGACAGTGTCTCGGTTGGCACCACCTTCAAGAAAAAGCTTGCAGAGGCGGGAGTGATCTTCTGCTCCATGTCCGAGGCCGTGCACGAGCATCCGGAGCTGGTGCGCAAGTATCTCGGTACTGTCGTGCCTCGCGGCGACAACTTCTTCGCCGCACTCAACTCGGCAGTCTTCTCCGATGGTTCATTCGTGTTCATACCCAAGGGTGTTAAATGCCCGATGGAGCTTTCCACCTATTTCCGCATGAATGCGGGGCACACCGGGCAG is a genomic window of Natronocella acetinitrilica containing:
- a CDS encoding nucleoside recognition domain-containing protein, which gives rise to MNVVFLVIVLTAFLTAAWRELRHDPADGDSPMQALTTAMVDSAGGAVELAIGLVGVMTLFLGLMKIAEQGGLLVILAKLIRPVMVRLFPEVPANHPAMGAMILNFSANALGLGNAATPFGIRAMQELDKLNPHKGTATNSMALFLAINTSSITLLPTGVIALRAAAGSSEPAAILPTTLFATVCATTVAIMAALLYARWFPVRPLPIAEQPQAQDTGAAQTDAEKAESTEQDALPTESGEAYPGWVSALALLGVLGLIPLSILYGRIIAPWIIPGLMVGFLLFGVSRGVRIYEVFVDGAKEGFQVALRIIPYLVAILVAVGMFRASGAMEAMVGYIGGFTASLGMPAEALPMALLRPLSGSGAYGVMASIINDPAIGPDSYTGMLVSTLQGSTETTFYVLAVYFGAIQVRRIRHTLAAGLTADLAGIIGAVIICLLLFG
- a CDS encoding SUF system Fe-S cluster assembly regulator translates to MLRINRETDYATAILSLMARQPQERYSAAWLSSKRSLPAPVVSKILKQLVRAEVLVSHRGAKGGYSLARPAEDISIAAVINAIEGPIALTDCIEGGNAACQYSAHCAVSHNWSRINDVFQTALEAVSLKDMSAPLPAEHPSLRALGERVKTAVS